A single window of Streptomyces aquilus DNA harbors:
- a CDS encoding ABC transporter ATP-binding protein translates to MTDTTTVTGTTVLDARGVTMRFGGLTAVRNVDLQVNSGEIVGLIGPNGAGKTTFFNCLTGLYIPTEGEVRYKGTVLPPKSFKVTAAGIARTFQNIRLFANMTVLENVLVGRHTRTKEGLWSALLRGPGFHKAEAASRERAMELLEFVGLANKAEHLARNLPYGEQRKLEIARALASEPGLLLLDEPTAGMNPQETRATEELVFAIRDKGIAVLVIEHDMRFIFNLCDRVAVLVQGEKLIEGDSATVQGDERVIAAYLGEPFEGTPGDEEVAEVEAAEASAPSDATPGKENDR, encoded by the coding sequence ATGACCGACACCACCACCGTCACCGGGACCACCGTCCTCGACGCCCGCGGCGTCACGATGCGCTTCGGCGGCCTCACCGCCGTACGCAACGTCGACCTCCAGGTCAACAGCGGCGAGATCGTCGGCCTCATCGGCCCCAACGGCGCCGGCAAGACAACCTTCTTCAACTGCCTCACCGGCCTCTACATCCCCACCGAGGGAGAGGTCCGCTACAAGGGCACCGTCCTGCCGCCCAAGTCCTTCAAGGTCACCGCCGCCGGCATCGCCCGCACCTTCCAGAACATCCGTCTGTTCGCCAACATGACGGTCCTGGAGAACGTGCTCGTCGGCCGCCACACCCGCACCAAGGAAGGCCTCTGGAGCGCCCTGCTCCGCGGCCCCGGCTTCCACAAGGCCGAAGCCGCCTCCCGCGAACGCGCCATGGAACTCCTGGAGTTCGTCGGCCTCGCGAACAAGGCCGAGCACCTGGCTCGTAACCTCCCCTACGGCGAGCAGCGCAAGCTGGAGATCGCGCGAGCGCTGGCCAGCGAGCCCGGCCTGCTCCTGCTCGACGAGCCGACCGCCGGCATGAACCCCCAGGAGACGCGGGCGACCGAGGAACTGGTCTTCGCCATCCGCGACAAGGGCATCGCCGTCCTCGTCATCGAGCACGACATGCGCTTCATCTTCAACCTCTGCGACCGCGTAGCCGTCCTCGTCCAGGGCGAGAAGCTCATCGAGGGCGACAGCGCCACCGTCCAGGGCGACGAACGCGTCATCGCCGCCTACCTCGGCGAACCCTTCGAAGGCACCCCCGGCGACGAAGAAGTGGCCGAAGTCGAAGCAGCCGAAGCAAGCGCCCCCTCGGACGCCACGCCCGGCAAGGAGAACGACCGATGA
- a CDS encoding ABC transporter ATP-binding protein translates to MTALLEVEDLRVAYGKIEAVKGISFKVEAGEVVTLIGTNGAGKTTTLRTLSGLLKPVGGQIKFGGKSLKKVPAHDIVSLGLAHSPEGRHIFPRMTIEDNLRLGAFLRNDKAGIEKDIQRAYDLFPILGERRKQAAGTLSGGEQQMLAMGRALMSQPKLLMLDEPSMGLSPIMMQKIMATIAELKSQGTTILLVEQNAQAALSLADHGHVMEIGKIVLSGSGQSLLHDESVRKAYLGED, encoded by the coding sequence ATGACCGCACTCCTCGAGGTCGAGGACCTCCGCGTCGCCTACGGCAAGATCGAGGCCGTCAAGGGCATCTCCTTCAAGGTCGAGGCCGGCGAGGTCGTCACCCTCATCGGCACCAACGGCGCCGGCAAGACGACGACCCTGCGCACCCTGTCGGGTCTCCTCAAGCCGGTCGGCGGCCAGATCAAGTTCGGCGGCAAGTCGCTGAAGAAGGTCCCCGCCCACGACATCGTCTCGCTGGGGCTGGCCCACTCCCCCGAGGGCCGGCACATCTTCCCCCGCATGACGATCGAGGACAACCTCCGCCTCGGCGCCTTCCTCCGCAACGACAAGGCAGGCATCGAGAAGGACATCCAGCGCGCCTACGACCTCTTCCCCATCCTGGGCGAACGCCGTAAGCAGGCCGCGGGCACCCTGTCCGGCGGCGAGCAGCAGATGCTGGCGATGGGCCGCGCCCTGATGTCCCAGCCCAAGCTGCTGATGCTGGACGAGCCCTCCATGGGTCTGTCCCCGATCATGATGCAGAAGATCATGGCGACGATCGCCGAACTGAAGTCCCAGGGCACGACGATCCTCCTCGTCGAGCAGAACGCCCAGGCGGCCCTCTCCCTGGCCGACCACGGCCACGTGATGGAGATCGGCAAGATCGTCCTGTCGGGCAGCGGACAGAGCCTGCTGCACGACGAGTCGGTCCGCAAGGCGTACCTGGGTGAGGACTGA
- a CDS encoding ANTAR domain-containing response regulator, with translation MTAPESPQPVDAPDDDKSHVPPLTTRVVIAEDEALIRLDLKEMLEEEGYSVVGEAGDGEQAIELAREHQPDLVILDVKMPKMDGISAAEKIAEERIAPVLMLTAFSQRDLVERARDAGAMAYLVKPFSKSDVVPAIEMAVSRFTELKELEKEVADLTLRLETRKLVDRAKSILQTEYGLTEPAAFRWIQKTSMDRRMSMQQVAEAVIQDAEEKKASKG, from the coding sequence GTGACCGCCCCCGAGTCGCCCCAGCCCGTAGACGCGCCCGACGACGACAAGTCGCACGTGCCTCCGCTGACGACCCGTGTCGTCATCGCCGAGGACGAGGCACTGATCCGGCTCGACCTCAAAGAGATGCTGGAGGAAGAGGGCTACAGCGTCGTAGGCGAGGCCGGTGACGGTGAGCAGGCCATCGAGCTCGCCCGTGAGCACCAGCCCGACCTCGTCATCCTCGACGTGAAGATGCCCAAGATGGACGGCATCTCCGCCGCCGAGAAGATCGCCGAAGAGCGCATCGCGCCGGTGCTGATGCTCACCGCCTTCTCGCAGCGTGACCTCGTGGAGAGGGCTCGCGACGCCGGTGCCATGGCGTATCTCGTGAAGCCGTTCAGCAAGAGCGACGTCGTGCCCGCGATCGAGATGGCCGTTTCCCGGTTCACCGAGCTGAAGGAGTTGGAGAAGGAGGTCGCCGACCTCACGCTCCGCCTGGAGACGCGCAAGCTGGTCGACCGTGCCAAGTCCATCCTCCAGACCGAGTACGGGCTGACCGAGCCCGCCGCGTTCCGGTGGATCCAGAAGACGTCGATGGACCGGCGTATGTCGATGCAGCAGGTCGCCGAGGCCGTCATCCAGGACGCCGAGGAGAAGAAGGCGTCCAAGGGCTGA